The following proteins are encoded in a genomic region of Nocardioides sp. cx-173:
- a CDS encoding acyl-CoA dehydrogenase family protein has product MRFGLSGEQRAFGEAVESLLSAADVTAARRSWAAGDPAAGQALWGRLAELGVAALGVPEELGGLGGTPLDRVVALDRIGYHGVPGPVVESLAVAPVLLAGTAESGLLERVAGGEARVTFALPPHTPYALDADSATHVFLAAAGTLSRARVARELTSVDPARRLAEITATDEIGALDEATVARALDHAALATSAVLVGAGQRLLDEAVTYVGQRRQFGRVIGEYQAIKHLLADVRVALDFARPLLHGAALELGGGSAVASRDVSAAKVAASDAAHLAARTALQVHGAVGYTLELDLSLWLLQVRALLGVWGTPGFHRARVLDHLTGV; this is encoded by the coding sequence ATGAGGTTCGGGCTCTCCGGGGAGCAGCGGGCGTTCGGCGAGGCCGTCGAGTCCCTGCTCTCCGCGGCCGACGTCACCGCCGCACGGCGCTCCTGGGCGGCCGGCGACCCCGCGGCCGGCCAGGCCCTGTGGGGCCGGCTCGCCGAGCTCGGCGTGGCCGCCCTCGGCGTCCCCGAGGAGCTCGGCGGCCTCGGCGGCACCCCGCTGGACCGGGTCGTCGCGCTCGACCGGATCGGCTACCACGGGGTCCCCGGCCCGGTGGTCGAGTCGCTCGCCGTCGCACCCGTGCTCCTGGCCGGCACCGCCGAGAGCGGCCTGCTCGAGCGGGTCGCCGGCGGCGAGGCCCGGGTCACGTTCGCGCTGCCGCCGCACACGCCGTACGCCCTCGACGCCGACAGCGCCACGCACGTCTTCCTGGCCGCCGCGGGCACCCTGTCGCGGGCGCGCGTGGCGCGCGAGCTGACCTCGGTCGACCCCGCCCGACGGCTGGCCGAGATCACCGCGACCGATGAGATCGGCGCCCTCGACGAGGCGACGGTCGCCCGCGCCCTGGACCATGCGGCGCTGGCCACCTCCGCCGTGCTCGTGGGGGCCGGGCAGCGACTGCTCGACGAGGCGGTGACCTACGTGGGGCAGCGCCGCCAGTTCGGCCGGGTCATCGGCGAGTACCAGGCGATCAAGCACCTCCTGGCCGACGTGCGGGTGGCCCTCGACTTCGCCCGCCCGCTCCTCCACGGCGCCGCGCTCGAGCTCGGCGGGGGCAGCGCGGTGGCGTCGCGCGACGTGTCCGCCGCCAAGGTCGCGGCCTCGGACGCCGCCCACCTCGCCGCTCGTACGGCGCTGCAGGTGCACGGCGCCGTCGGCTACACCCTCGAGCTCGACCTCAGCCTGTGGCTGCTGCAGGTGCGCGCGCTCCTCGGGGTCTGGGGCACGCCGGGCTTCCACCGGGCCCGCGTCCTCGACCACCTGACGGGGGTGTGA
- a CDS encoding acyl-CoA dehydrogenase family protein, with translation MRFALTQEQEELAAAVRGLVERRAGTLDLRAAAASERGYDQELWSTLASQIGVAALAVPEEYGGAGFGLFETHVVLEQLGAALTPSPLLGSGVLAAQAVLVAAGPDDCARLVPGLAEGTTIGALAWADPAGRWRTDGSDVTATEDGGWTLTGTATLVLDGARADLLLAVADTGSGMGLFEVDPAAVGVTRTPTPALDLTLQLAEVRFEEAPATALSTDAGAALERLHAIAAVAVTALQVGGAQAALDRTVAHLQEREQFGRPLGSFQALKHRVADLLVAVETARSISWAGAWATSRDTPDLLLKASLAKAWCSEAFSTVAAEAVQLHGGIAITWEHDAQLYLKRAHATAQLFGAAHEHRARILQAL, from the coding sequence GTGCGCTTCGCCCTCACCCAGGAGCAGGAGGAGCTGGCCGCCGCCGTACGCGGGCTGGTCGAGCGGCGGGCCGGCACCCTGGATCTGCGCGCCGCCGCGGCCTCCGAGAGGGGCTACGACCAGGAGCTGTGGTCGACCCTCGCGAGCCAGATCGGCGTGGCCGCCCTCGCCGTGCCCGAGGAGTACGGCGGCGCCGGCTTCGGGCTGTTCGAGACCCACGTCGTGCTGGAGCAGCTCGGCGCCGCACTGACCCCGTCGCCCCTGCTCGGCTCGGGCGTCCTGGCCGCCCAGGCGGTCCTCGTCGCGGCCGGTCCCGACGACTGCGCCCGGCTGGTGCCCGGCCTGGCCGAGGGCACCACGATCGGCGCACTCGCCTGGGCCGACCCGGCCGGACGGTGGCGCACCGACGGCAGCGACGTCACTGCGACCGAGGACGGCGGCTGGACCCTCACCGGCACCGCCACCCTCGTGCTGGACGGCGCGCGCGCCGACCTGCTGCTGGCGGTGGCCGACACCGGCAGCGGCATGGGGCTGTTCGAGGTGGACCCCGCGGCCGTCGGGGTGACCCGCACGCCGACGCCGGCGCTGGACCTGACGCTCCAGCTCGCCGAGGTGCGCTTCGAGGAGGCACCGGCGACCGCACTGTCGACCGACGCCGGCGCCGCGCTCGAGCGGTTGCACGCGATCGCGGCGGTGGCCGTGACCGCGCTGCAGGTCGGCGGCGCGCAGGCCGCGCTCGACCGCACCGTCGCCCACCTCCAGGAGCGCGAGCAGTTCGGCCGGCCGCTCGGCTCGTTCCAGGCGCTCAAGCACCGCGTCGCCGACCTGCTGGTCGCCGTCGAGACGGCCCGCTCCATCTCCTGGGCGGGCGCCTGGGCGACCTCGCGTGACACCCCCGACCTGCTGCTGAAGGCATCCCTGGCGAAGGCCTGGTGCTCCGAGGCGTTCTCCACGGTCGCCGCCGAGGCCGTCCAGCTGCACGGCGGCATCGCGATCACCTGGGAGCACGACGCGCAGCTGTACCTCAAGCGCGCCCACGCCACCGCCCAGCTCTTCGGGGCCGCGCACGAGCACCGGGCGCGGATCCTTCAGGCCCTCTGA
- a CDS encoding SDR family oxidoreductase codes for MTDTTQGRTTALVTGANKGIGYEIAAGLGARGYRVVVGARDAGRREEAVTRLRASGVDAFGVPLDVTDDESVAAAARLVERQEGRLDVLVNNAGVTGGMDQTPTTADLSTVREALETNVLGVIRVTNALLPLLRRSASPRVVNVSSTVGSLTRQSDPERDSGPIAVAYSPSKTMLNAVTVQYAKELADTNVLINLACPGFVATDFNGFRGHRSPEQGAATPIRLATLPDDGPSGGFFDDDGAIPW; via the coding sequence ATGACAGACACGACGCAGGGCAGGACGACCGCGCTGGTGACCGGCGCGAACAAGGGAATCGGCTACGAGATCGCCGCGGGACTGGGCGCCCGCGGCTACCGGGTGGTCGTGGGCGCCCGCGACGCGGGACGACGCGAGGAGGCCGTGACGAGGCTGCGGGCCTCGGGTGTCGACGCCTTCGGCGTCCCGCTCGACGTGACCGACGACGAGAGCGTGGCCGCCGCGGCGCGGCTGGTCGAGCGGCAGGAGGGACGTCTCGACGTGCTCGTCAACAACGCCGGCGTCACCGGCGGCATGGACCAGACCCCGACCACGGCCGACCTCTCCACGGTCCGTGAGGCGCTGGAGACGAACGTGCTGGGCGTCATCCGCGTGACGAACGCGCTGCTGCCGCTGCTGCGGCGCTCGGCGTCGCCGCGGGTCGTGAACGTGTCCAGCACGGTCGGCTCCCTGACCCGGCAGAGCGACCCGGAGCGCGACTCCGGGCCGATCGCCGTGGCCTACTCGCCGTCCAAGACCATGCTGAACGCGGTGACGGTGCAGTACGCCAAGGAGCTGGCGGACACCAACGTCCTGATCAACCTCGCCTGCCCCGGCTTCGTCGCGACCGACTTCAACGGCTTCCGTGGCCACCGCAGCCCGGAGCAGGGCGCGGCGACGCCGATCCGGCTCGCCACGCTGCCCGACGACGGCCCCAGCGGCGGCTTCTTCGACGACGACGGGGCGATCCCGTGGTGA
- a CDS encoding LysR family transcriptional regulator, translated as MDPEDAVAGLETRELRYYVAVAEELHFGRAAERLGMAQPPLSRAIGQLERRLGVTLLERTSRRVDLTEAGDVLLHEARAALDAVAAAGRRARRAARASTGAPSVVLVAKAGASSELLAKLLDAYAAEPGAATVDVHLCGPGEQEPLLRDGRADVAILHRPFDATAGLDSEDLLTEGQVLVLPAGHPLSHRSAITEAEAGSLPGLPLPRWPRRDGTFPEGPGPQVRDHTQLTQLIALGRACAIVPESGVAGLRGDLVAVPVTDAPLVTTVIAWPAHSRSRGVAGLVRAAVGR; from the coding sequence ATGGATCCCGAGGACGCCGTCGCCGGCCTGGAGACCCGGGAGCTGCGGTACTACGTCGCGGTCGCCGAGGAGCTGCACTTCGGCCGCGCCGCGGAGCGGCTGGGCATGGCGCAGCCGCCGCTCTCGAGGGCGATCGGCCAGCTCGAGCGCCGGCTCGGGGTCACGCTGCTCGAGCGCACCAGCCGCCGGGTCGACCTGACCGAGGCCGGCGACGTGCTGCTCCACGAGGCCCGGGCCGCGCTCGATGCCGTCGCGGCCGCCGGCCGCCGGGCCCGGCGCGCCGCACGGGCGTCGACCGGCGCGCCCTCCGTGGTGCTCGTCGCCAAGGCGGGAGCGTCCAGCGAGCTGCTGGCCAAGCTCCTCGACGCGTACGCCGCCGAGCCGGGCGCCGCCACCGTCGACGTGCACCTGTGCGGCCCGGGCGAGCAGGAGCCGCTGCTGCGCGACGGGCGCGCGGACGTCGCCATCCTGCACCGGCCGTTCGACGCGACCGCCGGGCTCGACTCCGAGGACCTCCTGACCGAGGGCCAGGTGCTCGTCCTGCCCGCGGGCCACCCGCTCAGCCACCGCAGCGCCATCACCGAGGCCGAGGCCGGCTCGCTGCCCGGGCTGCCCCTGCCCCGGTGGCCACGCCGCGACGGCACCTTCCCCGAGGGCCCCGGCCCGCAGGTGCGCGACCACACGCAGCTGACCCAGCTCATCGCCCTCGGGCGGGCCTGCGCGATCGTGCCGGAGTCAGGGGTCGCCGGTCTGCGCGGCGACCTGGTCGCCGTACCGGTGACGGACGCCCCGCTGGTCACGACCGTGATCGCGTGGCCCGCGCACAGCCGCTCGCGCGGCGTGGCCGGTCTGGTGCGGGCTGCCGTGGGCCGCTAG
- a CDS encoding TetR/AcrR family transcriptional regulator, whose product MSPSDAERPRRRAGNGAGSSRRAELLGIAERLFATRGYSQTTVRDIADEAGILSGSLYHHFDSKEAMLQEILQDFMQTLLAGFEESVERGGGPRESLDGLIRSAFATIHASPDAVALYQNESAVIATLPELGFVGETSARVNRIWLGVIEEGQRSGDFREDLEPLLVYRFVRDAVWATVRWYRPDGRLRHESVADQYLALLHGGLLRP is encoded by the coding sequence ATGAGCCCGAGCGACGCCGAGCGACCTCGCCGCCGTGCCGGCAACGGCGCCGGCTCGAGTCGCCGCGCCGAGCTCCTGGGCATCGCGGAGCGGCTCTTCGCGACCCGGGGCTACTCGCAGACGACCGTGCGCGACATCGCCGACGAGGCGGGGATCCTCTCCGGCAGTCTCTACCACCACTTCGACTCCAAGGAGGCGATGCTGCAGGAGATCCTCCAGGACTTCATGCAGACCCTCCTGGCCGGCTTCGAGGAGAGTGTCGAGCGCGGCGGCGGGCCGCGCGAGAGCCTGGACGGGCTCATCCGGAGCGCCTTCGCGACCATCCACGCCAGCCCCGACGCGGTCGCGCTCTACCAGAACGAGTCCGCCGTGATCGCGACCCTGCCGGAGCTCGGCTTCGTCGGCGAGACCAGTGCCCGCGTCAACCGGATCTGGCTGGGCGTCATCGAGGAGGGCCAGCGCTCCGGCGACTTCCGCGAGGACCTCGAGCCGCTGCTGGTCTACCGGTTCGTCCGCGACGCGGTCTGGGCGACCGTGCGCTGGTACCGCCCGGACGGGCGACTCCGGCACGAGTCGGTGGCCGACCAGTACCTCGCGCTGCTCCACGGCGGTCTGCTCAGGCCCTAG